A region of the Candidatus Eremiobacteraceae bacterium genome:
AGGTCGACGCTCGAGCGCTTGATGACGCGCTCATACATCCGGGCGAAAACGTGCAGCTGCTCGGCGAGGTCGCGAGCCCTATCTCGGCCTACGTCGTCGAGGTCAACCCACCTAGTGGGCGCCCCCAGTGGATATTCTTCGACAAGTCGACTGGCCTCATCGATCGCACCGAGACGGTCATGCCGACGAGCCGAATCGTCGAGTCGTTCGCGGACTACAAGACAAGCTATGGGCGGATGGTCGCGTGGTCGGGCCACTCGTCGGACGGCCACCCAGATAACGACACAGACTGGCATGTGACGTCGCTCCGCGTCCAGCCGTCGATCGCTCGCTCGCTCTTCGCCCGGCCGCACTGCCGGACGTTTGTCGAGATGCCGCCGGGACTCATCCGCGCGAAGCTGCCGGCCTACATCGCCGATGGGCGGATCGTGATCACGTTGACGATAGGCGGTCGAGGATACGACTTTCTTCTCGACTCAGGCGCGAGCGACATTACCGTCGATAATTCTGCCGCCAAACAAATGGGGTTGACGCTATACGGTAAGTCTCAGATCGTTGTCGGCGGCCAGGTCGATCAATCGCTAGCGATCATCCCTGAGGTCAATGTCGGCCTTCTGAGGCTTCACAATGTCGCGGTCGACGTGCTGCCATTCACCGAGTTGATCGGGCCGCATGTCAAGCTCGTCGGACTTGTCGGCTTTGATTTCATCGCAGGCATGGAGCTCAAGGTCGACTACGATAACAGCGTCGTGACGGCGTTCGCTCCCGGTCAGTACGCGCCCCCGGCTGGGACGTATGTGATCCCGGCGTTATTGGACGATGGCGTGCCGGTCGTCAGCGCCCAAGTGGGGTCAACGCTCGGTGAAAGCTTTATCGTCGACACGGGCGCGGACAAGGGCTATCTTTTTCCCCATTTCGCGGAGCTCCATCGGAAGGACGTCGCTGACGAGGGTCTCGGGCGTGTGCTGAACGAGCAGAGCGGCGGCGGGCTCTACTCCAGCACCATCGGTGGAGGCTTCCAACTCACACCGTCGGAGGTCTCGAGGTTCAGCATAGGTCAGGTGACGTTCCAGGATTGGATGATCTATACACTCGCCGGCGACTACGCACAGGAAGAAGAAGACTACGACGGCCTCATAGGTTACGATTTCCTGCGCTTTTTTAACGTGGTCTTCGACTATGCAGATTCGACTATCTATCTAGAACCGAACAGCACGTTCAGGAAGAACGCGAGATGAGCACCCGAGTTTCGGCGCAGTCGTCTGCTGTCGTGCGGTTGGTCGTCGCCATCGTGGTCACGATCTCGGGGATCATACATGTGGATGTGGCGCGGGCAAAGGGCGTCGACATGGGTCCGCCGTCGGGTATAGTCCCGACGACCGCGACGTTGGAGCAGGTGCTCACCGCGCACGACAAAGCGGTCGGCAAGTCGACGGTGCCCGCGAACGCGGCGCTCATCGAAGACGGAACGATCTCGATGAGTGGGATGGCCGGGACCTACCGTTCGCTCGACTATCGCGACGACTACATCAATACGACGACGCTCGGCCCGTTCGTCAGGCGCGATGGCGTCTTCAACGGCGATGTCTGGTCGCAGGACGAGAACGGTCAAGTCAGCCACGTCGAGGGCATCCACGAGCGAGCGATGATCGACGACTATACGCTCGACAACGCCCTCTCGGGCGGCAACAGCGACGTGAAGCTGCTCGGCGAAGTGAGCAAACCTATCTCTGCCTATGTCGTCGAAGTCAATCCGCCCGACGGCCGTCGAGAATGGATCTTCTTCGATAGGACGACGAATCTCATCGACCGGACGGAGATGCCTCAACCGACGGGGCGCTTCGTCGAGACGTACGCGAATTTCCAGACGCACAACGGCGTCACCGAGGCGTGGTCGAGCCATTTCAGCGACGGCCACAGCGAGAACGATGAAGACGACACGATCACGTCTATCACGACGTCGACGAATATCGATCCGTCGGACATCCAAACGCCGACAAGCCGCGCCCTCGTGCGATTTCCGGGCGGCGAGACGAGCGTCGATCTGCCCGTGATCATAGATAAAGGTCGCATCATCCTCCAAACTGTCGTCAACGGGATCCGCTACGACTTCCAGCTCGACTCGGGCGCCAGCAACATCGTCGTCGATAACAGCGCCGCGAAGCAGATGGGCCTGCAGCTGTACGGCCGACGTCAGCAAACCGCGGCGGGCAGATTCACCGCGTCACAAGCGGTCATCCCCGAGCTCGACATCGGTGACCTGACGATGAGCAACGTCGCCGTCGACGTCTTCCCGTTCAAAGACAAGACGTCGTCCGGCGATGCGATCGTCGGGCTCATCGGCTTCGACTTCATCGCCGGCTTGGAGCTGCAAGTCGACTACGGGCACAGCACGGTGACCGCGCTCTTGCCCGGCATGTACCAGCCGCCCTCGGACGCGTACGTCATTCCGGCCGCGCTCGATGACCAAGTACCGGTGATCGCCGTCCAGGTCGGGCAGACGATCGGCGAACATTTCATACTCGACACGGGTGCTACCAACGGCTTTCTCTTCCCGGATTTCGCCGCAAACCACAAACAAGACGTCGCCGACAGAGGGCTCGGCTCCGTCGTCGATTTCTATTACCCGCACGAGTACGCCGAAGGGGTCGGCGGCTACATCAAACTCAAACCGACGCAAGTCGCTGCGTTCACGGTCGGCGGCATCACGTTCAAGGATTGGCTCGTCAACATACTAGTCAACGACTACGCGCAGGAAGAGGAAGACTACGACGGACTCGTCGGCTACGACTTCCTACGCTACTTCACTGTCGTTTTCGACTACGCCGACTCGCAGATCTACCTCGAGCCGAGCGACGCGGCCCGCAAGCGGAAGATGTCGCAGCTATGAGACGGCTTAGTACGGCGACTGTTCGGGTGCGGGTGTCGATGAATCGACCGGCGGCGGCACGCGACCGTGTTGCGCACCCTGGAACGCGATCTGGTTCTGGCCCATGGTGATGAGCCCGACCATGTCAGCGATGCCGTCGATGTCGGCTTCCATCTTGCCGATGACCGTCGCGTCCGGCTTTGCGGCGGACTTGATCTGCAGCGTGAGGTGCGAACCGTCGCGCGAACCGTCGAGGACGTACGTCGTCTTACCGTCGACGTACCATGTGCCCGTGACCGTATTGCCGATCTCGCGCAGCACCATGCGCGAATACTCGATGCTCGCGTATCCCTGTTCGATGACATCCCAGTTGCCGTTCGGGATCTCTTCGAGCGGCATGTACGGCGTCGGAGCTGTCGTCGGCGACGGCTGCGGCGTCGCGGCCGCGGCGATGGCTATTCCGGCTTTCGGCGACTGCACGATCAAGCAGATCGCGAATAGCATAACGGACGCGCCGATGATCGCGACACTCGACAGAGGCTTCGTGTTCAACGTATTTCCCTCACGCGTGGGCGTCTTTTCACCCGTTCTACGACTCGCCGGCGCACGCGCCCCTTCACGACTGCGCCGAAAGCTGCGTTCTGCGCGCCGATCTGCTTTGCAAGACCGGGACACGACCAGAGCCGGTGAGCGCACGGCTGATCCGAAAACGCGCAACGCCTTCGATTCGTCTCGGTTCTCACTGTCACCGAACGACCAGCTCAGGAGCCGGACATGAGACACGCCGCTGCAACTCTTGTCGTCGCACTCGCTGCGATCGCCTGCACCTGCGGGATCGCCAGAGCCGACGACATCGGCAAGCCGGGGACGCCGAACGGGCCGCCGACCGGCATTGCGCCCGTCACCGTGACGCTCAAGAGCGTTCTCCACGCGCACGACACGGCGATGGGCATCACGGCGCATCCGACGGTGACCGATATCGAAGAGGGCACGATCACCGCCTATGGCATGGCGGGCAAGTACCGCGACGTCTATGCCGGTCTTCGCGCCGGCAGCGACTACTCGTCGACGGAGACGATGGGGCCATTCACGACGTCGGAGGGCCGCTATCACGGTCAGCGCTGGCGCCGCGACGAGAACGGCGTCACCGACGTCATGCAAGACACGCAGCGTGCCGCCGCGTTCCTCGAGCGCGGTTTCACGAACGAAGCGGAAGACACGTCGAACGACGTGACGCTGCTCGGCGAGGTGACGTCGCCCATCGACGCCTACGTCGTCCAGGTCAAAGTGAAAGGCGAATCGCCGAGCTGGGGTTTTTACGATAAGAAGACCGGAGTGCTCGACCGGCTCGAGATCGGTGACCCCGACGATCGCTCGATCATCACGTACGACGACTACCGGCTCATCAACGGCAATCGCGAAGCGTGGCACACGCACTACTCGGACGTGCATCCGGAGAACGAATACGACCGTCGCATCAAGTCCGATACGTACGGAGCCGCGCTCACCGATGCCGATCTCGAGATCCCGTCGACGCGTCAGAACTTCGTCCAGCTGCCGGCAGGAAAGCTCGAGGACGACCTTCCGAGCGACGTTCAGGTCTCGACGGAAGCGCTCGGCGTCACGTGGGTCTACGCGTCTCCTCACATCAGCGTGACGATCAACGGCCGAAAGATCGACATGATCCTCGACTCGACCGAGTCGGGCATGGTCCTCGACGACGAGGTGGCGAAGGAGCTCGGTCTTACCCGCTACGGCCCCTACGACGAAGACGACAAACGTTCGATCTATCCGACGCGGGCGGTCATCCCGGCGATGAGCATCGGCGACGTGCAGATGCAGAACGTCGCCGTCTCCTTGCGACACGTCGTGGATCCTGGGAATGCGAGGCACACCGCCGGGATCATCGGCTACGACCTTCTCGCGAGCTCGATCGTCGAGATCGACTACATCCATCACGTCGTGAAGTTGTACGATCCGATCCAATTCGTGCCGCCCGCCGATTCGTCCGCGACGCCCGTGAATATCGACGACGAGATCCCGTTCGTCGGTGCGACCGTCGGCGTCAGCTCAGGCGACTACTTCATGCTCGACGACACGGAGCCGTTCACGGTGATCTTCCCCGACTTCTGGCAGGCCCATCCGGATGACGTCATCGATCAGGGCCAGGGACGGGCCGCCAACTATAGCTTCGGCGGA
Encoded here:
- a CDS encoding aspartyl protease family protein, with product MSTRAARVIAVAIIVLICALPRTQARAKGVDMDPPSGIVPTTATLEQVLTAHAKAVGTRADPNDAVIEDETFTANGLSGTSHDVSYKGDYISTTTTGSFVTSEGTVDGRSWSEDVNGQVVDIKGVHERGEVDARALDDALIHPGENVQLLGEVASPISAYVVEVNPPSGRPQWIFFDKSTGLIDRTETVMPTSRIVESFADYKTSYGRMVAWSGHSSDGHPDNDTDWHVTSLRVQPSIARSLFARPHCRTFVEMPPGLIRAKLPAYIADGRIVITLTIGGRGYDFLLDSGASDITVDNSAAKQMGLTLYGKSQIVVGGQVDQSLAIIPEVNVGLLRLHNVAVDVLPFTELIGPHVKLVGLVGFDFIAGMELKVDYDNSVVTAFAPGQYAPPAGTYVIPALLDDGVPVVSAQVGSTLGESFIVDTGADKGYLFPHFAELHRKDVADEGLGRVLNEQSGGGLYSSTIGGGFQLTPSEVSRFSIGQVTFQDWMIYTLAGDYAQEEEDYDGLIGYDFLRFFNVVFDYADSTIYLEPNSTFRKNAR
- a CDS encoding aspartyl protease family protein → MSTRVSAQSSAVVRLVVAIVVTISGIIHVDVARAKGVDMGPPSGIVPTTATLEQVLTAHDKAVGKSTVPANAALIEDGTISMSGMAGTYRSLDYRDDYINTTTLGPFVRRDGVFNGDVWSQDENGQVSHVEGIHERAMIDDYTLDNALSGGNSDVKLLGEVSKPISAYVVEVNPPDGRREWIFFDRTTNLIDRTEMPQPTGRFVETYANFQTHNGVTEAWSSHFSDGHSENDEDDTITSITTSTNIDPSDIQTPTSRALVRFPGGETSVDLPVIIDKGRIILQTVVNGIRYDFQLDSGASNIVVDNSAAKQMGLQLYGRRQQTAAGRFTASQAVIPELDIGDLTMSNVAVDVFPFKDKTSSGDAIVGLIGFDFIAGLELQVDYGHSTVTALLPGMYQPPSDAYVIPAALDDQVPVIAVQVGQTIGEHFILDTGATNGFLFPDFAANHKQDVADRGLGSVVDFYYPHEYAEGVGGYIKLKPTQVAAFTVGGITFKDWLVNILVNDYAQEEEDYDGLVGYDFLRYFTVVFDYADSQIYLEPSDAARKRKMSQL
- a CDS encoding retropepsin-like aspartic protease; its protein translation is MRHAAATLVVALAAIACTCGIARADDIGKPGTPNGPPTGIAPVTVTLKSVLHAHDTAMGITAHPTVTDIEEGTITAYGMAGKYRDVYAGLRAGSDYSSTETMGPFTTSEGRYHGQRWRRDENGVTDVMQDTQRAAAFLERGFTNEAEDTSNDVTLLGEVTSPIDAYVVQVKVKGESPSWGFYDKKTGVLDRLEIGDPDDRSIITYDDYRLINGNREAWHTHYSDVHPENEYDRRIKSDTYGAALTDADLEIPSTRQNFVQLPAGKLEDDLPSDVQVSTEALGVTWVYASPHISVTINGRKIDMILDSTESGMVLDDEVAKELGLTRYGPYDEDDKRSIYPTRAVIPAMSIGDVQMQNVAVSLRHVVDPGNARHTAGIIGYDLLASSIVEIDYIHHVVKLYDPIQFVPPADSSATPVNIDDEIPFVGATVGVSSGDYFMLDDTEPFTVIFPDFWQAHPDDVIDQGQGRAANYSFGGSDSPLKATQLKALNFAGTSFDEWIAYEAMDTQDLEGVDIDGIIGCDFLQYFNVFFDYGHHAIYLEPNEAYRRAARH